In one Fluviispira vulneris genomic region, the following are encoded:
- a CDS encoding ATP-binding protein, with product MKKAVKGPAENERQKTLNNYFILNTETEDVFDDITQLASSICQTPIALVSLIDNDRQWFKSSIGLNAKETHRDISFCGHAIHEAKIFEIPDAQLDPRFGDNPLVTGEPFIRFYAGAPLTAANGHAIGTLCVIDNKPKTLNDEQKKSLEKLAKHLIHILDLRIANTNFYEINNHFNDIFQNIINAMIIADISGKIHEYNKASLDFFSLTIDELQNINDIFSRYNLIDEFENPFFASKNPISFSFNYKENQKNIIVGLKKETEKTRWIRMNTSLIHSPTENSPIYTIYEFTEITEMKEMSDEIKLVQKEILEQRIFLDIILQNIPSGIIVKDMKNDLRINVWNKGAENILMRSSEETVGKTVFELYPEEQAKKIIEWDLNAFQSGKLIEIEAAETIVPIKGLLLLHTRKIALMTNPNETPRYMLTIIDDVTELYKAKEAALAAAKTKAEFLANMSHEIRTPMNGIIGMCNLLLEEAISTKQREKLKIIQNCGYLLLEIINNILDLSKIEAKKIEIEKISFHLDNTIFEVLELFQVQAKSKNIHLTYTHDKSTPKWVKGDPTRFRQILMNLVSNALKFTEKGYIKIFSNGKLIENNNIQIEVVVKDSGIGIPKDSFDKLFKEFSQADSSTTRKFGGSGLGLAICKGLCENMGGSIQAESKIGEGSSFIFNFIAEVSLNHEEHLINNIIKDVDDKFSLNNPLKILVAEDNVINQQVILGYLDKLGYQADLALNGHRVLDFLESKTYDLILMDCHMPELDGFETTKIIAKKFKNKQRPRILALTASTMQADIDRCFSSGMDGYISKPINFEILRKNLNINESQIYKNEKKLIRKKLKIIHYHSIKIVS from the coding sequence ATGAAAAAAGCGGTAAAAGGTCCAGCTGAAAACGAACGGCAAAAAACTCTTAACAATTATTTTATTTTAAATACTGAAACCGAAGATGTGTTTGACGATATTACACAGCTTGCCTCAAGTATATGCCAAACCCCCATAGCGCTGGTCAGTCTCATTGATAATGATAGACAGTGGTTTAAATCAAGTATCGGACTCAACGCCAAAGAAACACACCGAGATATTTCATTTTGCGGTCATGCAATTCATGAAGCGAAAATCTTTGAAATCCCTGATGCTCAACTCGACCCCCGTTTTGGTGATAATCCTCTTGTGACAGGTGAGCCTTTCATTCGATTTTATGCTGGCGCGCCGCTAACTGCAGCCAATGGTCATGCAATTGGAACATTATGTGTTATAGATAATAAGCCAAAGACATTGAACGATGAGCAAAAAAAATCCTTAGAGAAACTCGCTAAACATCTTATCCATATTTTAGATCTACGTATTGCAAATACAAATTTTTATGAAATAAATAACCACTTCAATGATATTTTTCAAAATATTATAAATGCCATGATTATTGCAGATATAAGCGGTAAAATTCATGAATATAATAAAGCAAGTCTCGATTTTTTTTCATTAACAATAGATGAACTTCAAAATATCAACGATATTTTTTCTCGCTATAATTTGATTGATGAATTTGAGAATCCATTTTTTGCAAGTAAAAATCCAATTTCTTTTTCATTTAACTATAAAGAAAATCAAAAAAATATAATAGTCGGACTGAAAAAAGAAACTGAAAAAACCCGCTGGATTAGAATGAATACTTCACTAATCCATTCACCAACAGAAAATTCTCCAATTTATACAATATATGAATTCACAGAAATTACAGAAATGAAAGAAATGTCTGATGAAATTAAATTAGTACAAAAAGAAATTCTTGAACAGAGAATTTTCCTTGATATTATTTTACAAAATATTCCTTCGGGAATCATAGTCAAGGACATGAAAAATGATTTACGTATAAATGTCTGGAATAAAGGTGCGGAAAATATTTTAATGCGCTCGTCGGAGGAAACTGTTGGAAAAACAGTTTTTGAACTTTATCCCGAGGAGCAAGCAAAAAAAATCATTGAATGGGATCTCAATGCTTTTCAATCAGGAAAACTTATTGAGATTGAAGCAGCTGAAACTATCGTTCCGATAAAAGGGTTATTGCTGCTTCATACAAGAAAAATAGCATTAATGACAAATCCAAATGAAACACCTCGTTATATGCTGACGATTATTGATGATGTCACTGAACTTTATAAAGCAAAAGAAGCTGCTCTGGCAGCAGCAAAAACTAAAGCTGAGTTTTTAGCTAATATGAGTCATGAAATACGCACGCCAATGAATGGAATAATTGGTATGTGCAACTTACTTTTAGAAGAAGCGATAAGCACTAAACAGAGAGAGAAACTCAAAATAATTCAGAATTGTGGATATTTACTCTTAGAAATAATAAATAATATCCTCGATTTGTCAAAAATTGAGGCTAAAAAGATTGAGATTGAAAAAATATCTTTTCATTTGGACAATACTATTTTTGAGGTTTTAGAATTATTTCAAGTTCAAGCCAAAAGTAAAAATATTCATTTAACATACACCCATGACAAATCAACTCCAAAATGGGTAAAAGGCGATCCCACTCGTTTTAGACAAATTCTTATGAATCTTGTTTCTAATGCTCTCAAATTTACTGAAAAAGGTTATATTAAAATATTTTCTAATGGGAAACTTATTGAAAATAATAATATACAAATTGAAGTTGTTGTAAAAGACTCTGGAATAGGTATTCCTAAAGACTCATTTGACAAACTTTTCAAAGAGTTTTCTCAAGCTGACTCTTCGACAACTCGAAAATTTGGAGGATCCGGATTAGGCTTAGCAATTTGCAAAGGCTTATGTGAAAATATGGGAGGATCAATTCAAGCCGAAAGTAAAATTGGTGAAGGATCAAGTTTTATTTTTAATTTTATAGCAGAGGTATCTTTAAATCATGAAGAGCATTTAATTAACAATATTATAAAAGATGTCGATGACAAATTCAGTCTAAATAATCCTCTCAAAATTTTAGTCGCAGAAGATAATGTAATTAATCAACAAGTTATTCTTGGTTACCTTGATAAATTAGGATATCAAGCTGACTTGGCATTAAATGGTCATAGAGTTTTAGATTTTCTTGAATCCAAAACTTATGATCTTATTCTTATGGATTGTCATATGCCTGAACTTGATGGTTTTGAAACCACGAAAATTATAGCAAAAAAATTTAAAAA
- the greB gene encoding transcription elongation factor GreB: protein MNFKSELSKNPVNLITPEGYKKLIDEFTVLSKIERPAVVQEVSAAAKQGDRSENAEYQYGKKRLREIDRRLRFLDKRISLARIVNPQEQVGDKILFGATVTLKNIDGKKVIYQIVGEDEANLSMKKVSWISPLGKELLNKKVGEIAVVEAPAGLREYEIVDFIFK from the coding sequence ATGAATTTCAAAAGCGAACTATCGAAAAATCCTGTAAACCTAATCACCCCCGAGGGTTATAAAAAACTGATAGATGAATTTACTGTACTTTCTAAAATTGAACGCCCTGCTGTTGTGCAAGAGGTCTCTGCTGCAGCCAAACAGGGTGATCGTTCTGAAAATGCAGAATATCAATATGGGAAAAAACGATTGAGAGAAATTGATAGAAGACTTCGTTTTTTAGATAAAAGAATATCTTTGGCTAGAATTGTCAATCCGCAAGAACAAGTTGGTGATAAAATTCTATTTGGTGCAACCGTTACTTTAAAAAATATAGATGGAAAAAAAGTAATTTATCAAATTGTTGGGGAAGATGAAGCAAATTTGAGTATGAAAAAGGTAAGCTGGATATCTCCATTAGGAAAAGAATTATTAAACAAAAAGGTTGGGGAAATTGCAGTTGTGGAAGCTCCGGCAGGTCTGCGTGAATACGAAATTGTTGATTTTATTTTTAAATAA
- a CDS encoding dienelactone hydrolase family protein, protein MKTYDIDYRVEDTICRGYCIEPQAEGRKLPGILMFTDFWGLNSRQKKVAEKWANLGALVLVADLYGEQKTGSSFEESGKLMHAAIENEEVFNKRVFAAYELLKKSSMVNNDQLFSIGYCFGGAVSLKLARMSEGLKGVISVHGLLSSQIRVPANKKMPKILILNGARDGMVPDSDIKSFHEEMIACNADFTFISFGQSTHAFTNQDAAGNSVTAYNYSADKRTDIYVREFLKENF, encoded by the coding sequence ATGAAGACGTATGATATAGATTACCGAGTAGAAGATACTATTTGTCGTGGTTATTGTATTGAACCACAAGCGGAAGGAAGAAAACTTCCCGGTATATTAATGTTTACCGATTTTTGGGGGCTCAACAGTCGACAAAAAAAAGTTGCAGAAAAATGGGCAAATCTTGGAGCTTTAGTGTTAGTTGCTGATCTTTATGGGGAACAAAAAACAGGATCTTCATTTGAAGAATCTGGTAAACTTATGCATGCTGCAATTGAAAATGAAGAAGTATTTAATAAAAGAGTTTTTGCAGCTTACGAATTGCTTAAGAAAAGTTCTATGGTAAATAATGATCAATTGTTTTCAATAGGATATTGTTTCGGTGGTGCTGTATCTTTAAAACTTGCTCGCATGAGTGAAGGTTTAAAAGGTGTTATCAGCGTACATGGTTTATTATCAAGTCAAATAAGAGTTCCTGCAAATAAAAAAATGCCTAAAATACTTATTTTGAATGGAGCGCGTGATGGGATGGTGCCTGATTCAGATATAAAAAGTTTTCATGAAGAAATGATTGCTTGTAATGCCGATTTTACTTTTATTTCTTTTGGACAAAGCACGCATGCTTTTACCAATCAGGATGCTGCAGGTAATTCAGTAACTGCATACAACTATTCTGCAGATAAAAGGACAGATATTTATGTTAGAGAATTTTTAAAGGAAAACTTCTAA
- a CDS encoding substrate-binding periplasmic protein: MKKIFLQFLLVLFLISLNCFSYSSEKLTLITGNDFAPYTDEKLKNGGMYTTIVKEIFKRLKVNYGIEFLPWARGYEMVKRNKADVTFPYAVTEERKKEVKYSSVSLVNGNIFIYANVKHQSKKNFANFKNTILCNPLGYYKEDALIKLIEKKEIKEISKFDAKSCLLAIIKNEADFMTSNDAYMNSSTVKKLNYMNKVIPIGERINELKLYVIFKKEMDNKFINQFDEEAKKFIQTKEYKEIIDSY; the protein is encoded by the coding sequence ATGAAAAAAATATTTCTACAATTTTTATTAGTTTTATTTTTGATAAGTTTAAACTGCTTTTCATATAGTTCTGAAAAACTAACTTTAATTACAGGTAACGATTTCGCGCCGTACACAGATGAAAAACTTAAAAATGGTGGTATGTATACGACTATTGTCAAGGAAATTTTTAAGCGCCTTAAAGTAAATTATGGGATAGAATTTCTCCCTTGGGCCCGTGGTTATGAAATGGTAAAAAGAAATAAAGCCGATGTAACATTCCCATACGCTGTAACAGAAGAGCGAAAAAAAGAAGTTAAATATTCAAGCGTCAGCTTAGTAAATGGCAATATTTTTATATATGCAAATGTCAAACATCAAAGCAAAAAGAATTTTGCAAATTTCAAAAATACGATTCTATGCAATCCACTTGGCTATTATAAAGAAGATGCTTTGATAAAATTAATTGAAAAAAAAGAAATAAAGGAAATTTCAAAATTCGATGCCAAATCATGCCTCTTAGCGATTATCAAAAATGAAGCCGATTTTATGACTTCAAATGATGCTTATATGAACTCATCTACGGTAAAAAAATTAAATTATATGAATAAAGTCATACCTATTGGAGAAAGAATAAACGAGTTAAAATTATATGTTATTTTTAAAAAGGAAATGGATAATAAGTTTATAAATCAATTCGATGAAGAAGCAAAAAAATTTATACAAACAAAAGAATATAAAGAAATTATTGACTCCTATTAG
- a CDS encoding gamma carbonic anhydrase family protein — translation MEHESTNLKNKSPFATITAYKEIMPKIPNSVFLADGARIIGDVELGENCSIWFNAVVRGDVHYIKVGENTNIQDGAVIHCTFQKNPTHIAKNVSIGHLAIVHGCTIEEGCLIGMGATIMDGVVVGRESIVGAGSLITQGTIIPPRSLVIGSPAKVVRQVKDDEIKRVLDTTFRYLEYTKGFNYSNIPK, via the coding sequence ATGGAACATGAATCAACGAATTTAAAAAATAAAAGTCCTTTTGCAACAATAACAGCTTATAAAGAAATCATGCCTAAAATCCCGAATTCCGTTTTTTTGGCAGATGGAGCACGCATAATTGGTGATGTTGAACTTGGGGAAAACTGCAGCATTTGGTTTAATGCCGTTGTTCGCGGTGACGTCCATTATATAAAAGTTGGTGAAAATACAAATATTCAAGACGGAGCCGTCATTCATTGTACATTCCAGAAAAATCCGACCCATATCGCTAAAAATGTCAGTATCGGCCATCTCGCAATTGTCCATGGTTGTACGATTGAAGAAGGTTGTCTTATCGGTATGGGAGCAACTATTATGGATGGAGTTGTCGTTGGCAGAGAGAGTATAGTTGGGGCTGGCAGTCTTATTACTCAGGGGACAATTATCCCCCCGAGGAGTCTCGTCATTGGCTCACCTGCAAAAGTCGTTCGCCAGGTCAAAGATGATGAAATCAAGCGTGTACTCGACACCACATTCCGTTATCTTGAGTACACAAAAGGCTTTAATTACAGCAATATACCCAAATAA
- a CDS encoding tetratricopeptide repeat protein has protein sequence MRKLIIGITFLSILINISSCRGNILSSFADQDYQEQAEIDMQNGDYTSAQTKLLNILTTEPNNYTVRSLLAACYAAQGGIIIYQVLSNALTSSSSYNINTNPFGFTSSILPNPTAYILGQMQLAIDSMSLIPAASMTSDMQFVQSMFINLYLLLQLEDLLTLLRAGTPWTAAQTTLVVNTYNSALSSNVSSTNPITQLFSVITTGISLTPGATQAQQIQNFLTVFE, from the coding sequence ATGAGAAAATTAATAATTGGTATCACATTTTTGTCAATTTTAATTAATATAAGTTCATGTAGAGGTAATATATTATCTTCTTTTGCAGATCAAGATTATCAAGAACAAGCAGAAATCGATATGCAAAATGGTGATTATACATCAGCTCAAACTAAATTATTAAATATTTTAACGACAGAACCAAATAATTATACTGTTAGATCTCTGCTTGCAGCCTGTTACGCAGCACAGGGTGGAATTATTATTTATCAAGTGTTATCAAATGCTCTCACAAGCTCAAGTTCTTATAACATTAATACCAATCCATTTGGCTTTACTTCATCAATTTTACCAAATCCCACAGCATATATTTTAGGACAAATGCAACTGGCAATCGATTCAATGTCACTTATCCCAGCTGCTAGTATGACGAGTGATATGCAATTTGTTCAATCCATGTTTATCAATCTCTATTTATTACTTCAATTAGAAGATTTATTAACTTTACTACGAGCAGGGACTCCATGGACAGCTGCGCAAACAACATTAGTCGTAAATACTTATAATTCTGCTCTTTCTTCAAATGTATCAAGTACAAATCCCATCACACAGCTTTTTTCAGTAATTACGACTGGAATTTCACTCACACCGGGAGCGACTCAAGCACAACAAATTCAAAACTTTTTAACTGTATTTGAGTAA
- a CDS encoding PepSY domain-containing protein, translating into MNKMSLALISSSIFTLVSLSAEAGSSVKTNDLINSLTVGVSPLPELIESGNGLYRADGVAEIISEDNYRTADSNLAKNLKNSENKKDTSIAIARDYLKLNASKYGLNTFDIDDLKVTDTRLNETFSVVRFEQRINDVPVYGSEIAVTVTYDGKVTFVASNTVTGLVKMKFSAVKVIEKEKAIEIAKKHLGVVRLNSKKAEPVIFKGDDSLQYDAWQVKLTPKDGPKGDWEIIIDAATGKILRSENKELHAKGSAKVYKTDPLAFAGKKYGDAGFVDNTTNPSSANTSQSPSDSPELTAARVAVTLEDITLKDGNYSLAGSYAVCSDFEPPTDSACPVQNKNEFDFTRTQVGFDGVNAYYAIDSYMRYVNEALNVKVMPYQYKGGVQFDPHGLNGDDNSHFIPSTGKVAFGQGGVDDAEDVAVVIHELGHGIHDWLTRGNAGNDGQNGIGEGTGDYLAAGYLRDKQESKWKPTDTEYQWVMRWDGHNPFWGGRVTNWNVGRTYPKDVVNTGSPHTAGQYWSSCNMAARDRIGAKEMDKVFLNGLSKTVRSTNQKGAAQAIIDAARDMKYTQVQINKIAEAYNTACTYGVTVPKALDPIEGE; encoded by the coding sequence ATGAATAAAATGTCTTTGGCATTGATAAGTTCTTCTATCTTTACTTTGGTATCTTTATCTGCAGAAGCTGGAAGCTCTGTAAAAACAAATGACTTGATTAACTCTCTTACTGTTGGCGTGAGTCCCTTACCTGAACTTATTGAAAGTGGAAATGGCTTGTATCGAGCGGATGGTGTTGCTGAAATAATTTCTGAAGACAATTATAGAACTGCTGATTCAAATTTAGCAAAAAATCTTAAAAATTCTGAAAATAAAAAAGATACTTCAATCGCAATCGCACGTGATTATCTAAAATTAAATGCGAGCAAATATGGTTTAAATACATTTGATATTGACGATCTCAAAGTAACAGATACACGGCTGAATGAAACATTTTCAGTTGTGAGATTTGAACAACGGATTAATGATGTTCCTGTATATGGCAGTGAAATTGCTGTAACTGTAACTTACGATGGAAAAGTCACTTTTGTGGCAAGCAATACTGTAACTGGGCTTGTAAAAATGAAATTTTCAGCAGTTAAAGTTATTGAGAAAGAAAAAGCGATTGAGATTGCTAAAAAACATCTTGGTGTTGTTCGTCTAAATTCTAAAAAAGCAGAGCCAGTGATCTTTAAGGGAGACGATTCCCTTCAATATGACGCTTGGCAAGTTAAATTAACACCAAAAGATGGTCCAAAAGGCGATTGGGAAATAATTATTGATGCAGCTACAGGAAAAATACTTCGCTCTGAAAATAAAGAATTGCATGCTAAGGGTTCAGCAAAAGTTTATAAAACTGATCCATTAGCATTTGCTGGTAAAAAATATGGTGATGCAGGATTTGTTGATAATACAACAAATCCCTCTTCAGCAAATACTTCGCAAAGTCCCTCTGATTCTCCAGAACTTACGGCCGCACGTGTTGCTGTTACCTTAGAAGATATCACTCTGAAAGATGGAAATTATTCGCTTGCAGGATCATATGCTGTATGCTCTGATTTTGAACCACCAACAGATAGCGCTTGTCCTGTGCAAAATAAAAATGAGTTTGATTTCACTCGGACACAAGTCGGTTTTGATGGGGTTAATGCGTATTATGCAATTGACTCATATATGCGTTATGTCAATGAAGCTTTAAATGTAAAAGTCATGCCCTATCAATACAAAGGTGGTGTTCAATTCGATCCGCATGGATTAAATGGAGATGACAATTCACATTTTATCCCAAGCACAGGTAAAGTTGCTTTTGGCCAAGGCGGTGTTGATGATGCAGAAGATGTCGCTGTTGTAATTCATGAATTGGGGCATGGAATTCACGATTGGTTAACACGTGGCAATGCAGGCAATGATGGACAAAATGGAATTGGTGAAGGTACGGGAGATTATTTAGCTGCAGGTTATTTACGGGATAAGCAAGAAAGCAAATGGAAGCCAACGGATACAGAGTATCAATGGGTCATGCGTTGGGATGGGCACAATCCTTTTTGGGGTGGGCGTGTAACAAATTGGAATGTTGGCCGCACTTATCCTAAAGATGTTGTTAACACTGGATCTCCGCACACTGCAGGTCAATATTGGTCTTCTTGCAATATGGCAGCGCGGGATAGAATTGGGGCAAAAGAAATGGATAAAGTTTTCTTAAACGGCCTTTCAAAAACAGTGCGCTCAACCAATCAAAAAGGCGCAGCACAAGCAATTATAGATGCAGCTAGAGATATGAAATATACTCAAGTTCAAATAAATAAAATTGCTGAAGCATATAATACCGCTTGTACCTATGGCGTCACTGTGCCAAAAGCGCTTGATCCAATAGAAGGTGAATAA
- a CDS encoding NAD(P)-dependent alcohol dehydrogenase — protein MSLINAYAALDAKAKLKQFHIERREVGANDILIDIEYCGVCHSDIHTARNEWGQTQYPVVPGHEIAGKIAQVGNKVTKFKVGDSVGVGCMVGSCQNCPSCRDGLEQYCDVGFVGTYNGVEKGRQGYTYGGYSSKIVVDEKFVLKIPDNIPLDKAAPLLCAGITTFSPLNHWKVTKGSKVAVIGLGGLGHMAVKIAVAMGAEVSVVSSSNKKKEDAFKFGAKEYINSSEQNALNEHLNKFDFILNTVSMNTDLGQYVALLKLDSTMVQVGAPEKPNSINVFPLIFRRRQLAGSLIGGIAETQEMLDFCSKHNVTPEIEIIEMNKINDAYERIIKGDVRYRFVIDIKSLNQD, from the coding sequence ATGAGTCTCATAAATGCCTATGCTGCACTCGATGCAAAAGCAAAACTAAAACAATTCCACATTGAGCGTCGGGAAGTGGGCGCAAACGATATTCTTATTGACATTGAATACTGTGGTGTCTGCCATAGCGATATTCACACTGCTCGAAATGAATGGGGTCAGACCCAATATCCCGTCGTTCCTGGACATGAAATCGCAGGTAAAATAGCGCAAGTCGGAAATAAAGTAACAAAATTTAAAGTGGGTGACAGTGTCGGAGTTGGCTGTATGGTTGGCTCTTGCCAAAACTGTCCATCGTGTCGTGATGGTCTTGAGCAGTATTGTGATGTAGGTTTTGTCGGGACATACAATGGAGTTGAAAAAGGCAGACAAGGTTACACCTATGGAGGGTATTCTTCCAAAATAGTTGTCGACGAAAAGTTTGTTTTAAAAATTCCAGATAATATACCCCTCGACAAAGCAGCACCACTTTTATGCGCTGGAATAACAACTTTCTCACCTTTAAATCACTGGAAAGTAACAAAAGGTTCAAAAGTTGCAGTAATCGGTTTAGGTGGTTTAGGGCATATGGCAGTGAAAATAGCTGTCGCAATGGGAGCAGAAGTTTCTGTGGTGAGCAGCTCGAATAAAAAGAAAGAAGATGCCTTTAAATTTGGAGCAAAAGAATATATCAATTCCTCAGAGCAAAACGCATTGAATGAGCATTTAAATAAATTTGATTTTATTTTAAATACTGTTTCAATGAATACAGATTTAGGACAATATGTTGCCCTGTTAAAATTAGACTCAACGATGGTGCAAGTAGGAGCTCCAGAAAAGCCAAATTCAATTAATGTTTTCCCGCTCATATTCCGTCGCCGCCAGCTAGCGGGTTCATTGATCGGCGGAATTGCAGAAACTCAAGAAATGCTCGATTTCTGTTCGAAACATAATGTAACACCTGAAATAGAAATCATAGAGATGAATAAAATTAATGATGCATATGAAAGGATAATTAAAGGCGATGTTCGTTATCGATTTGTGATTGATATTAAATCATTGAACCAAGATTAA
- a CDS encoding S41 family peptidase translates to MNLNFRKLLICFSIMPSFIYANEWSDKAKQDIDEVYTILKENHPGYVDSLNPDFKKDFEKNYITALKNSEKIDSYNGYYFTPKEYITTFRDGHTQLSFSNDLLRPDDDKEIENAGVIIKYRNNKFLVSSLLKNKEKNAKYPEINSEFIACDSISAEELFNENIYKYLGNRNIELVKIAYSRNLFLNYNSPEQKKNKNCVFKNSKGKIEKFNLVWQKTKYSDLKNHFLNASVGAETQFKFEEFAKGKYWISMPSYSEEEKFEKLYAEIEQNTNELRNAALIVFDVRGNTGGDSSFGSSVIKQIWGKEYYNNLPKQQNEYVEWRASWGNYNFVNNQYFKKFSGAEEKKNINRYRYYESLLKNIKAAIANKQDYYLEKYYEEDKEKPKKVKVSNKVKANIVLLTDARCASACLDFADEIYSLPNVKHVGQITGSDTQYMDISITNLKSGLAELIYPMKVYRNRKRKADESYLPQYVYDGDIWETEKLKSWILSLQEENRS, encoded by the coding sequence ATGAATTTAAATTTTAGAAAATTATTGATTTGTTTTTCAATTATGCCAAGTTTTATTTATGCCAACGAATGGAGCGATAAAGCAAAACAAGATATCGATGAAGTTTATACGATCCTTAAAGAAAACCATCCTGGGTATGTGGATTCTCTCAATCCTGATTTTAAAAAAGATTTTGAAAAAAATTATATAACTGCCTTGAAAAATTCTGAAAAAATTGATTCCTATAATGGCTATTATTTTACACCGAAAGAATATATTACCACTTTTCGCGATGGGCACACTCAATTGAGTTTTAGCAATGACTTGCTCAGGCCAGATGATGACAAAGAAATAGAAAATGCTGGAGTTATTATAAAGTACAGAAATAATAAGTTCCTTGTATCATCATTACTAAAAAATAAGGAGAAAAATGCTAAATATCCAGAAATAAATAGTGAATTTATAGCATGTGATAGTATAAGTGCTGAGGAATTATTTAATGAAAATATTTATAAATATTTAGGGAACAGAAATATTGAACTTGTAAAGATTGCTTATTCACGGAATTTATTTCTGAACTATAATAGTCCTGAGCAGAAAAAAAATAAAAACTGCGTGTTTAAAAATAGCAAAGGGAAAATTGAGAAATTCAATCTGGTTTGGCAAAAAACAAAATATTCTGATCTCAAGAATCATTTTTTAAATGCAAGTGTTGGTGCAGAAACGCAATTTAAATTTGAAGAATTTGCCAAAGGAAAATATTGGATATCTATGCCTTCATATAGTGAGGAAGAAAAGTTTGAGAAATTGTATGCAGAAATAGAACAAAATACGAATGAACTGCGCAATGCAGCGCTCATTGTTTTCGATGTGCGTGGAAATACGGGTGGAGATTCGTCTTTCGGCAGCAGTGTTATAAAACAAATATGGGGAAAAGAATACTACAATAATTTACCGAAACAACAAAATGAATATGTTGAATGGCGTGCCTCTTGGGGCAATTATAATTTTGTTAATAATCAATATTTTAAAAAATTTTCAGGGGCAGAAGAAAAGAAGAATATAAATAGATATCGATATTATGAAAGCCTATTAAAAAATATCAAAGCTGCAATCGCAAATAAACAGGATTATTATCTTGAAAAATATTATGAAGAAGATAAAGAAAAACCAAAAAAAGTAAAAGTTTCCAATAAAGTTAAGGCAAATATTGTACTTTTAACCGATGCTCGTTGCGCCAGTGCTTGCTTAGATTTTGCCGATGAAATTTATTCACTACCGAATGTTAAGCATGTTGGCCAGATAACAGGATCAGACACTCAATATATGGATATAAGCATAACTAATTTAAAAAGTGGGTTAGCTGAATTGATATACCCTATGAAAGTTTATCGCAATAGAAAGCGTAAGGCAGATGAAAGTTATCTGCCCCAATATGTTTATGATGGTGATATTTGGGAAACGGAAAAGTTGAAATCATGGATTTTGAGTCTGCAAGAAGAGAACAGATCATAA